The following nucleotide sequence is from Streptomyces pactum.
GGGCACCGGCGACCGCGACCGGCAGCGGACCGTCGTCGTCCACCGCCACCGGCACCGGCCGCAGGCCCAGCGCCGGCACCAGGTCGAGCAGCCCGCCCCAGCCGGGGTCCTCGACCGCCACCGCGTCCCCGGGCCGCAGATGGGCGGCGAGCACCCGTTCGATGGCGTCCAGTGCACCGGAGGTGACGGCGACCGGGCCGGGCGGCACGCCATCGGCGTCGAAGCCGTCCCGGGCCAGGCGGCCGAGGGCGGGGGAGATCTCGGGGGCGCCGTAGAGGACCGGGTGGTCCCGGCCCGCCGCCGCGGCGGCGGCGAGCGCCTCGGCGAGCGGGGGCAGCAGGGCCGGGTCCGGGTTGCCGGTGGCCAGGTCCCGGCCGCCCTCCGGCACCTCCACCCCGATCGTCTCGCGCCAGGTGGTCGAGGGCCGGGGACGGACCCGGCTGCCCCGGCGTCCGGCGGTCTCGATCACCCCGCGGTCCCGCAGCAGCCGGTACGCGGACGCGACGGTGTTCGCATTCACCCCCAGCTGCCCCGCCAACTCGCGCATCGGCGGCAGCACTTGGCCGGGCCGCAGGTCACCGGCGCCCACCGCCCGTTCCACGCTGGCGGCGATCTCGGCTGCGCGCCGCCCTTCGATCCGATATTCTCCTAGCACAAACAACAGTATGCACTAGTGCAATGGAGGGCGCCATGTCGGAGACCGACGGCACCGAGTACCGGCCGACCGGACGCACCGTCCCCACCCGCTCCCGGGACCGCGCCCGCTACGACCGGGAACTGGTCCACGCGATACTCGACGCCGAGTACGTCTGCCACCTCGGCTTCGTGCGCGACGGCGCCCCGGTGGTGCTGCCCACCCTCTACGGGCGGGTCGGGGAGCGGCTCTATCTGCACGGCTCGACCGGCTCCCGTCCGCTGCGCGCGGCCGGCGACGACCCGGGGCTGCCGGTCTGCGTGACCGTCACCCACGTGGACGGCCTGGTGCTCGCCCGCTCCGCCTTCCACCACTCGATCAACTACCGCTCGGTGGTGGTGCACGGCACCGCCCGGCAGGTGACCGACGAGGCCGAGTGCCGGGCCGCCCTGGACGCCCTGGTGGACCACGTGGTGCCCGGCCGCTCGGCCGACTCCCGCCCCGCCAGCGCCAAGGAGCTGGCTGCCACCGCCGTCATCCGGCTGGACCTGGAGGAGGTCTCGGCGAAGATCCGCACCGGCGGGCCCAACGACGACCCGGAGGACCTGGCGCTGCCGTACTGGAGCGGAGTGCTGCCGGTGGCCCGGACCTACGGGGCCCCGGAGCCCGCCGACGACCTCGCCCCCGGCATCCCGGTCCCGGAGTACCTCTCCGCCCGCTGAGGTACGGAACGCCCGGAGACGGCCCCGGCCGGTGCTCCCCCCTCGCCGGATCTTCCGGCGGGCCGGGTTCCGCCCGGCCGGTGCTCCCGGTGGCCCCGCGCGTGACGCCCGCCCCGGTGGCGTCCGCACCGGCCGGAACCCCCGTCACCCCTGGTGTCCGACGGCCCGCCCCGCCGCGCAACGGTGTCCGACGCCCCGGCCGGACGGACCGACCGGGCGCCCCCGGGAAGGGAACGCCCCCCTGACGGCACGGACGGGCCGACCGGACGGGCCGACCGGACGGACCCCCGCCGGGCGCTCCCCAGGGAGACGCGGCCCGTTGGCCGCACGGACGGACGGCACGGGCGCACCACCACGGCGGGCCGGGCGCCAGGGCAGCCACTCCACGCGGAACGGGCGGGCGGCGGGGCCGTACCGGGCACCGCAACCGCACCGGGCGTACCGGGACCGGGCGTCTCACCGCGACCCGCCGGGCGCACCACCACGGCGGGCCGGGCCGGGCCGGCCCGCCGCACCGGCACGGGCGGGCCGTACCCGGCCGCCCGCCGGCACGCCTGGACGGCCGCCGGCACACCCGGACGGCCGGCCCGGTGCGCCAGAGGGCCCGGTGCCGCGCCGTGGCCGCCGGACGATCAGCCCGCGGGCGCGGCGCCCGGCGAAGCCTCCGCGCCCGGCCGGGTTTCCGGCGGCGCCTCCGCGCCCGGCCCCGCTCCGCGCGCTTCCGCACCCGGCCGGGTCGCCGCGCCCGAGCGGGTCTCGGCGACCGCCAGGGCGGCCACCGCCGACAGCAGCACCGCGGTGCCCAGCACGGTGGCACCGGTGAGGTGTTCGTCCAGCAGCGCCACCGCGATCACCGCGGCGGTGACCGGCTCGATGAGGGTGATCACCGTCACCGTGGTGCCGCGTACCGCCGCCAGCCCGGCGAAGTAGAGCCCGTAGGCGAGCGCCGTGGGCACCGCGGCCATGTAGCCCAGCAGCCACAGGGTGCGGGCGAGTTCCTCCCCGTGCGGCCACAGCCCCTCCCAGCCGGCGAAGGGCAGCAGGCACACCGCGCCCACCGCGAACGACGTCATGGTGGTGGTGTACGGGTCGTGGCCGCCGGAGCCCCCCAGGTGACGGGTGTAGACGGTGAGCGTGGAGTAGCCCGCGGCGGACAGCAGGGCGAGCAGCACCCCGGCCGTCCGGACCGTGCCGGTTCCGCCGCTGCCCAGGACCAGGACCATCAGTCCGGCCAGCGCGCCCGCCACCGCGAAGGTTCCGCCGGCACCGAGCCGTTCGCCCAGCAGCAGCCGGCCGCCGAGCGCCACCATGACCGGGGCGGCGCCGAGGGTGACCACGGTGCCCACCGCGAGCCCGGTGTGCTGGACCGCGCCGAAGTAGGCGGTCTGGAAGACGGTCAGGCCCGCGCCGGTGACCACCACCCGCTCCATCCGGCGGCGGCGCGGCTCGGCGGGCCGGCGGCGCGGCCCGGGGGTGCGGCGGCCGCGCAGCGGCCGGGCGGCGAGCAGCAGGAGCAGCCCGCCCAGGGTGCGCCAGAAGGTGAGCGCCAGCGGGCCGAGGCCGCTGCCCCGGTAGAGCAGGGCCGCGGCGGCACCGGCGGTGCCCCAGGCGACGGCGGCCACGGTGACGTAGAACAGGCCTCTGCCCACGGGCAGGGCAGGGGAAGGTGAGGTGTGCACGAAGGGTTCTCCCGCGGAGGACGAGGAAAGCAGGTG
It contains:
- a CDS encoding pyridoxamine 5'-phosphate oxidase family protein; translated protein: MSETDGTEYRPTGRTVPTRSRDRARYDRELVHAILDAEYVCHLGFVRDGAPVVLPTLYGRVGERLYLHGSTGSRPLRAAGDDPGLPVCVTVTHVDGLVLARSAFHHSINYRSVVVHGTARQVTDEAECRAALDALVDHVVPGRSADSRPASAKELAATAVIRLDLEEVSAKIRTGGPNDDPEDLALPYWSGVLPVARTYGAPEPADDLAPGIPVPEYLSAR
- a CDS encoding DMT family transporter, encoding MHTSPSPALPVGRGLFYVTVAAVAWGTAGAAAALLYRGSGLGPLALTFWRTLGGLLLLLAARPLRGRRTPGPRRRPAEPRRRRMERVVVTGAGLTVFQTAYFGAVQHTGLAVGTVVTLGAAPVMVALGGRLLLGERLGAGGTFAVAGALAGLMVLVLGSGGTGTVRTAGVLLALLSAAGYSTLTVYTRHLGGSGGHDPYTTTMTSFAVGAVCLLPFAGWEGLWPHGEELARTLWLLGYMAAVPTALAYGLYFAGLAAVRGTTVTVITLIEPVTAAVIAVALLDEHLTGATVLGTAVLLSAVAALAVAETRSGAATRPGAEARGAGPGAEAPPETRPGAEASPGAAPAG